The following coding sequences are from one Melanotaenia boesemani isolate fMelBoe1 chromosome 19, fMelBoe1.pri, whole genome shotgun sequence window:
- the slc31a2 gene encoding probable low affinity copper uptake protein 2 translates to MMSMTFGVSSNVTLLFKSWDVHSPAGMVLSVFVVLLLTVFYEVLKVWRVWLGSSSKLAQPPSPYAAPPSSRSESSSVLDSSPSESSLTPVETPPQTPSTRTSWLLHVIQTVLHVLQVSLGYMLMLCVMSYNTWIFLGVIVGSVLGYFISFPIVDQM, encoded by the exons atgaCCTTTGGGGTGTCAAGCAATGTGACGTTGCTGTTTAAGTCCTGGGATGTGCACAGCCCTGCAG GGATGGTGCTGTCGGTGTTTGTCGTCTTGCTGCTGACAGTCTTTTATGAAGTGCTCAAAGTGTGGAGGGTGTGGCTGGGGAGCAGCTCCAAGCTGGCCCAGCCTCCGTCCCCGTACGCCGCCCCCCCGTCCAGCCGCAGCGAGAGCAGCTCTGTGCTGGACAGCAGCCCCTCTGAGTCTTCCCTCACCCCTGTTGAGACACCTCCTCAAACTCCAAGCACCAGGACCAG CTGGTTGCTGCATGTCATCCAGACGGTCCTCCACGTGCTGCAGGTGTCTCTGGGCTACATGCTGATGCTGTGCGTCATGTCTTACAACACCTGGATCTTTCTGGGGGTCATTGTGGGCTCCGTCCTCGGTTATTTCATCTCTTTCCCTATAGTGGACCAGATGTGA